In a single window of the Acetivibrio clariflavus DSM 19732 genome:
- the flhA gene encoding flagellar biosynthesis protein FlhA: MKFGDIAVGILVVAIVLVMIVPVPAAVLDVLLAFNIALSLVILLNVIYAKEALQMSIFPSLLLFTTIFRIALNIKSTTLILGEGKAGEVIKGFGKFVAQDNMVVGFVIFLIITVVQFLVITKGTERVSEVAARFTLDAMPGKQMAIDADLNAGLINESEAKERRKKIQREADFYGAMDGATKYVKGDAIAGIVITVINLVGGLIIGMVMRGEELMVALQSYALLTIGDGLVSQIPSLLISFATGMIVTRAASDSGISDDLKQQMIYNPKVFFIASGFSLLLAYPLATLPFIGLSIIFAVLGFKLMKNEQISQQQVETQIEEHEVEEIRKPENVVNLLEVDPIELEFGYGIIPLADVNQGGDLLDRVVMIRRQLALELGMIVPIIRLRDNIQLSPNEYVIKIKGVEVANGEVMLDHFIAMSPGFVEEEIEGIKTTEPAFGLPAVWITEAQRDKAEMLGYTVVDPPSIIATHLTEIIKAHAHELTGRQEVQTIIDKVKEKYPALVEELVPKVMTIGEIQKVLANLLKEGVSIRDIVTILETLADYAPVTHDTDMLTEYVRQALGRAISKKFIKDKKSSVITLDPKVEQIILDSVQKTEHGAYLTLEPSTTKSIMNSLTNQVQKLMKLGQQPIVLASPIVRLYFRRLTEQAIPGLIVLSYNELDPHLEVQSVGVVSI; encoded by the coding sequence ATGAAATTTGGAGATATAGCAGTAGGAATATTAGTTGTAGCGATAGTGCTTGTAATGATTGTACCGGTTCCTGCTGCTGTACTTGATGTTTTGCTTGCTTTTAATATTGCATTATCATTGGTTATTTTGCTGAATGTAATATATGCGAAAGAAGCTTTGCAGATGTCCATATTTCCATCGCTGTTGCTTTTTACAACCATATTTCGAATAGCTTTGAATATAAAATCGACAACCTTGATTTTGGGAGAAGGAAAAGCCGGTGAGGTTATAAAAGGCTTTGGGAAGTTTGTAGCACAGGATAATATGGTAGTTGGATTTGTAATCTTCCTGATTATAACTGTTGTACAATTTTTGGTAATAACCAAGGGAACTGAGAGAGTATCGGAAGTTGCTGCAAGATTCACATTGGATGCTATGCCGGGTAAACAGATGGCTATAGACGCAGACCTAAATGCCGGTCTTATCAATGAGAGTGAAGCTAAAGAAAGAAGAAAGAAAATTCAAAGGGAAGCAGATTTTTATGGTGCTATGGATGGTGCTACCAAGTATGTAAAAGGTGATGCCATTGCAGGAATTGTTATAACAGTGATAAATCTTGTAGGCGGTTTGATAATTGGGATGGTAATGAGAGGAGAGGAATTGATGGTTGCTCTCCAAAGTTACGCACTCCTTACTATAGGAGACGGTCTTGTTAGCCAAATTCCGTCACTGCTTATATCCTTTGCGACCGGTATGATAGTTACGAGAGCTGCTTCTGACAGTGGCATCAGCGATGATCTTAAGCAGCAAATGATATACAACCCGAAAGTGTTTTTTATAGCTTCAGGATTTTCCTTGCTGCTGGCATATCCTTTGGCAACTCTACCTTTTATAGGATTGTCGATAATTTTTGCAGTTTTGGGTTTTAAACTTATGAAAAATGAACAAATATCTCAGCAGCAGGTAGAAACACAAATTGAAGAACATGAAGTTGAAGAAATCAGAAAGCCTGAAAATGTTGTAAACTTATTGGAAGTGGATCCTATTGAACTTGAATTCGGTTACGGGATAATTCCATTGGCCGATGTAAATCAGGGCGGGGATTTACTGGATAGAGTGGTAATGATAAGAAGACAGTTGGCACTTGAACTGGGAATGATTGTTCCCATAATAAGATTAAGGGATAATATCCAATTAAGTCCGAATGAATATGTTATAAAAATTAAAGGAGTTGAGGTGGCTAACGGCGAAGTAATGCTTGATCACTTTATTGCAATGAGCCCGGGATTTGTTGAAGAGGAAATAGAAGGAATAAAAACAACTGAACCGGCTTTTGGACTGCCGGCAGTGTGGATTACTGAAGCACAGAGGGATAAAGCAGAGATGCTTGGATACACAGTAGTGGATCCGCCGTCTATAATTGCCACACATCTGACTGAAATAATAAAAGCCCATGCTCATGAATTGACAGGAAGACAAGAAGTTCAAACCATAATTGATAAAGTCAAGGAAAAATATCCTGCACTGGTGGAAGAACTGGTACCTAAGGTGATGACAATAGGTGAAATACAAAAAGTATTGGCAAATCTCTTAAAGGAAGGGGTTTCCATAAGAGATATTGTAACAATCCTGGAAACATTGGCAGATTATGCGCCTGTAACCCACGATACCGATATGCTGACTGAATATGTAAGGCAGGCTTTGGGCCGGGCTATATCCAAAAAGTTTATAAAAGATAAGAAATCAAGTGTAATTACATTAGATCCTAAAGTTGAACAGATAATTCTCGATTCGGTTCAAAAGACCGAACATGGTGCATATTTAACTTTAGAACCAAGCACAACCAAATCCATTATGAACAGCTTGACGAATCAGGTACAAAAACTTATGAAGCTTGGACAGCAGCCGATAGTTTTGGCATCACCGATAGTCAGGTTGTATTTCAGAAGGCTTACAGAACAAGCTATACCAGGATTAATAGTACTATCATATAATGAACTTGATCCGCATTTAGAGGTTCAATCAGTTGGGGTGGTGAGCATATAG
- the fliP gene encoding flagellar type III secretion system pore protein FliP (The bacterial flagellar biogenesis protein FliP forms a type III secretion system (T3SS)-type pore required for flagellar assembly.) has protein sequence MRKKSRLFIALTILFIVLTAFALNVYAEPDLALPKVDVTVGTSDNPEDVTSSIQILLLLTVLSLAPSILIMMTSFTRIIIVLSFFRNALGTQQMPPNQVLIGLALFLTLFIMSPVINEINENAYKPYANKEITQQVAFERSSKTIKSFMLKHTEKKDLALFVSLSGTKTPIKEEDIPNLPLTVIIPAFLISELTIAFKMGFLIYLPFLVIDIVVSSTLMSMGMMMLSPVMISLPFKVLLFIMVGGWNLLTQMIVNSFVT, from the coding sequence ATGAGAAAAAAAAGTAGACTGTTTATAGCACTGACAATATTATTTATAGTTTTGACAGCTTTTGCATTAAATGTATACGCTGAGCCTGATTTGGCATTGCCTAAAGTTGATGTAACGGTAGGGACTTCCGACAATCCGGAAGATGTTACGTCAAGTATACAAATTTTACTGCTTTTAACTGTATTGTCTTTGGCACCATCTATATTGATAATGATGACAAGTTTTACAAGAATAATAATTGTTCTCTCTTTTTTCAGAAATGCGCTGGGAACACAGCAGATGCCGCCGAATCAAGTGTTGATTGGGCTAGCTTTGTTTTTGACCTTATTTATTATGAGTCCGGTGATTAATGAGATTAATGAGAATGCTTACAAACCCTATGCAAATAAGGAAATAACTCAGCAGGTTGCTTTTGAAAGGTCATCAAAAACTATAAAAAGTTTTATGCTAAAGCATACAGAAAAGAAAGATTTAGCTTTGTTTGTATCACTTTCCGGGACTAAAACCCCAATTAAGGAAGAAGATATACCCAATTTGCCATTGACAGTAATAATTCCTGCTTTCTTAATAAGTGAGCTAACAATTGCCTTTAAGATGGGCTTTTTGATATATTTACCTTTTCTTGTGATAGATATTGTTGTTTCAAGTACTTTGATGTCCATGGGAATGATGATGCTTTCACCAGTTATGATTTCTCTTCCCTTTAAAGTACTTCTTTTTATAATGGTTGGAGGTTGGAATCTTCTCACGCAAATGATTGTAAACAGCTTTGTAACATAG
- a CDS encoding response regulator has translation MGKRILIVDDAAFMRMMIKDILTKNGYEIVGEAENGARAIDKYKELNPDLVIMDITMPEVDGIAAVREIKKINSDSKIIMCSAMGQQAMVIESIQAGARDFIVKPFQAERVVEAVKKVLG, from the coding sequence ATGGGTAAGAGAATCTTGATTGTTGACGATGCAGCTTTTATGAGAATGATGATTAAAGATATACTTACGAAAAATGGGTACGAAATTGTTGGTGAGGCTGAAAATGGTGCACGGGCAATCGATAAATATAAGGAATTGAATCCCGATCTGGTAATTATGGACATAACCATGCCGGAAGTTGACGGAATTGCTGCAGTAAGGGAAATAAAGAAGATAAATTCCGATTCTAAGATAATAATGTGTTCAGCAATGGGTCAGCAAGCTATGGTTATTGAGTCAATACAGGCAGGAGCAAGGGATTTTATTGTTAAGCCTTTCCAGGCAGAAAGAGTAGTAGAAGCTGTAAAAAAAGTTTTAGGCTAA
- the flhF gene encoding flagellar biosynthesis protein FlhF, which produces MKIRRYVGKDTQEAMWKVKMDLGSEAVILNTRKIKQKGLFKMFSKPMVEVLAAVDEFYSQKVKTEPVKSEVAFSVNSKTKEFDNKLIEKEEKLALLENKVNSMENVLQKIYEQVSQDSAKPSPKEMKPEETEKLKAIELFYNNLVRNEVDGRIAKQLMDAIQNKVPDTSNINDVGTILYKLISGLLGKPQTLKLREDGKPTVVIFVGPTGVGKTTTLAKIAADYSLNHKKKVGLITADTYRIAAVEQLKTYGEILGIPVEVIYSINEIHDAMDKYKDKDIILIDTAGRSHRNKTQFDELKMLVEASSADEIFLVLSTTTGMRNCREILASYSFLKDYKLIFTKLDETPSLGIILNARRLTNKNLSYVTVGQSVPDDIEVANVDKIAKKLIGSIS; this is translated from the coding sequence ATGAAGATAAGACGGTATGTGGGAAAAGATACTCAAGAGGCAATGTGGAAAGTAAAAATGGATCTTGGAAGCGAAGCTGTTATTTTAAACACAAGAAAAATAAAGCAAAAAGGATTGTTTAAAATGTTTTCAAAACCGATGGTTGAGGTTTTAGCCGCTGTGGATGAGTTCTACAGTCAAAAGGTTAAAACTGAGCCGGTTAAGAGTGAAGTTGCATTTTCTGTAAATAGTAAAACAAAGGAATTTGACAATAAATTGATTGAAAAAGAGGAAAAATTAGCTTTGTTGGAGAATAAAGTAAACAGCATGGAAAATGTTCTTCAAAAGATATACGAGCAAGTCAGTCAGGACAGTGCAAAACCTTCTCCTAAAGAGATGAAGCCTGAGGAAACGGAGAAACTTAAGGCTATAGAGCTTTTCTACAATAATCTGGTAAGAAATGAAGTTGACGGACGTATAGCAAAACAATTAATGGATGCCATTCAAAATAAAGTTCCTGATACTTCAAATATCAATGATGTTGGCACAATATTATACAAACTGATATCGGGATTACTTGGAAAGCCTCAGACTCTTAAACTGAGAGAAGACGGAAAGCCTACAGTTGTTATATTTGTAGGTCCTACTGGAGTTGGTAAGACAACCACTTTGGCTAAAATTGCAGCAGATTATTCCCTAAACCATAAAAAGAAAGTGGGATTAATAACCGCTGATACCTATAGAATCGCGGCAGTTGAGCAACTCAAAACTTACGGCGAGATTTTGGGAATACCGGTAGAAGTTATATATTCCATTAATGAAATACATGATGCGATGGATAAGTATAAAGATAAGGATATAATCCTTATAGATACAGCAGGTAGGAGCCATAGAAACAAAACTCAGTTTGATGAACTTAAAATGCTTGTGGAAGCTTCTTCGGCCGATGAGATATTCTTAGTCCTAAGCACAACTACGGGAATGAGAAACTGTCGTGAGATCCTTGCAAGCTACAGTTTCCTTAAAGACTATAAGTTAATATTTACAAAACTTGATGAGACGCCGTCTTTAGGAATAATACTAAATGCAAGACGCCTTACCAACAAAAATTTGTCTTATGTTACAGTCGGACAGAGCGTGCCAGATGACATAGAAGTTGCAAATGTCGATAAAATTGCCAAAAAACTGATAGGGAGCATTTCGTAA
- the flhB gene encoding flagellar biosynthesis protein FlhB has protein sequence MKKLKNKKSKELNLGNNYNNNVFNENLNPIEVPGLITVNLQLFADSGEKTEKPTPKKRRKAREEGQVLQSREMTSAIVLLSIFLTLKIAGSFIYEQLYLNFKIAFIDLAQVPDLYTLQGIRKMFAETVLQFLKIVAPVFAVALLASLATSYAQVGFLFTTKTLAFKFNRINPINGFRRLFSLRSVMELVKSILKIAIVSFIAYSYFSHEAVNMLKTMDMDIISIAVYICSTALNIAVRMCIALLVLGVLDYGYQWWEYEKNLKMTKQEVKQEYKETEGNPEIKGKIKQKQRQIALRRMLQDVPKADVVITNPTHFAVAIKYDPKVADAPLVIAKGQDYMALRIKEIAKENKVEIVENKQLARTLYSTVEIGEKIPPELFQAVAEVLAFVYSLKNKVRAM, from the coding sequence ATGAAAAAACTGAAGAATAAGAAAAGCAAAGAGTTAAATTTAGGAAATAATTACAATAATAATGTTTTTAATGAGAATTTAAATCCCATTGAAGTACCGGGGTTAATAACAGTTAATCTTCAGCTTTTTGCAGATAGTGGAGAAAAGACGGAAAAGCCTACTCCTAAAAAACGGCGGAAAGCAAGAGAAGAAGGTCAGGTTCTTCAAAGCAGGGAAATGACTTCTGCAATTGTACTGTTAAGTATATTTTTAACCTTAAAGATTGCCGGAAGTTTTATATATGAACAGTTGTATCTGAATTTTAAGATTGCTTTCATTGATTTGGCCCAAGTGCCTGATTTATATACTTTGCAAGGCATTAGAAAAATGTTTGCAGAAACGGTGTTACAATTTTTAAAAATTGTAGCTCCTGTATTTGCAGTGGCACTTTTAGCAAGTTTAGCAACTTCCTATGCTCAAGTGGGTTTTTTGTTTACAACAAAGACCCTGGCATTTAAATTTAACAGAATTAATCCTATAAACGGGTTTAGAAGATTGTTTTCATTAAGATCTGTTATGGAGTTGGTTAAGTCCATATTGAAAATTGCAATAGTAAGTTTTATAGCATACTCATATTTTTCTCATGAAGCAGTAAATATGCTAAAAACAATGGACATGGATATTATCAGCATAGCTGTTTATATATGCAGTACGGCATTAAATATTGCCGTCAGGATGTGCATAGCATTGTTGGTACTTGGAGTTTTGGATTACGGATATCAGTGGTGGGAATATGAGAAAAATCTGAAGATGACAAAGCAAGAAGTAAAACAGGAATATAAAGAAACCGAAGGTAATCCGGAAATAAAAGGTAAAATAAAGCAGAAACAGCGTCAGATAGCATTAAGAAGAATGCTTCAGGATGTACCAAAGGCGGATGTTGTAATAACAAACCCTACTCACTTTGCAGTAGCAATAAAATATGACCCTAAAGTGGCTGATGCGCCGCTGGTAATTGCAAAGGGACAGGATTATATGGCTTTAAGAATAAAGGAGATAGCAAAGGAAAACAAAGTGGAAATTGTTGAGAACAAGCAGTTGGCAAGAACCCTTTATAGCACAGTGGAAATAGGTGAAAAAATTCCTCCGGAGCTTTTTCAGGCAGTGGCAGAAGTACTTGCCTTCGTATACAGTCTTAAAAATAAAGTTAGGGCTATGTAA
- a CDS encoding flagellar brake protein, giving the protein MKYNELGTGLKLEIRFIKDDGKKTDRPFASELEWVEENNVLYIAAPIYEGRVYPVPIGSEIAVSFIKDNSFYEFKAKVIDRENKENLAILKVQALTSIEKIQRREFFRFDVNLPVKYRVIESVNKKSNEEYTETVTRDLSGGGISMRLKEPIETDKYLDCELFITCKIKFIGKVVRLTKYDILHGPYKYEIGVCFEEIDESLREKIISYIFQEQRKLLKKG; this is encoded by the coding sequence ATGAAATACAATGAGTTAGGTACGGGATTAAAACTTGAGATACGTTTTATAAAAGATGACGGTAAAAAAACAGATCGTCCTTTTGCCAGTGAGCTGGAATGGGTTGAGGAAAATAATGTTTTGTATATAGCTGCACCTATTTATGAGGGAAGGGTGTATCCTGTTCCGATTGGTTCAGAAATAGCTGTTTCATTTATAAAGGATAACAGCTTTTACGAATTTAAAGCAAAAGTCATTGACAGAGAAAACAAGGAAAATTTGGCAATATTGAAAGTTCAGGCCCTTACTTCGATTGAAAAGATTCAAAGACGAGAATTTTTCAGGTTTGATGTAAATTTACCTGTCAAGTATAGAGTAATTGAATCGGTAAATAAGAAATCCAATGAGGAATATACCGAAACTGTAACTCGCGACTTGAGCGGTGGAGGTATAAGCATGCGCCTCAAAGAACCTATTGAAACAGATAAATATCTTGATTGTGAATTATTTATTACATGCAAAATAAAGTTTATTGGAAAAGTTGTAAGACTTACAAAGTATGACATTTTGCATGGACCTTATAAATATGAAATTGGTGTTTGTTTTGAGGAAATAGATGAAAGTTTGAGAGAAAAAATTATCAGTTATATATTTCAGGAGCAAAGGAAGCTTTTAAAAAAGGGTTGA
- the fliQ gene encoding flagellar biosynthesis protein FliQ produces the protein MDQGTVIELAQRSIMTVIYVAAPMLGLSLIVGLAISIFQATTQIQEQTLTFIPKILAVLLGLAAFGSWMLKVLMEYTQGIYLNINQYIK, from the coding sequence ATGGATCAAGGTACAGTAATTGAATTGGCTCAAAGATCTATAATGACAGTTATATATGTAGCCGCACCAATGCTTGGATTGAGTTTGATTGTTGGTCTTGCAATAAGTATTTTTCAAGCAACAACGCAAATTCAGGAACAAACCTTAACCTTTATACCGAAAATTCTGGCTGTTCTCTTAGGATTAGCCGCATTTGGATCGTGGATGCTTAAAGTGTTGATGGAATATACTCAGGGGATTTATTTGAATATTAACCAATATATAAAATAA
- a CDS encoding flagellar biosynthetic protein FliO: MGFVDTLISFLVFAIVFGSIIFLAYVTTKLIANKSGRAMKGKYINIIETVSLGIEGRLHLVKVGEDFVLISVSGKNIQLLSKVNINDYSEEKSSENANSFAFKEIFEKYLQNFKGKQINEKDTEHEEEKDNIKDDRFQRNIEKLKKITAEKGKRYAAGGDENTNEKKK, encoded by the coding sequence ATGGGTTTTGTTGACACACTTATTAGTTTTCTGGTATTTGCTATTGTCTTTGGCTCAATTATATTTTTGGCTTATGTTACTACTAAGCTTATTGCCAATAAATCGGGAAGAGCCATGAAAGGCAAGTATATTAACATAATTGAAACAGTAAGTCTAGGTATTGAGGGCAGACTGCATCTGGTAAAAGTAGGCGAAGATTTTGTTTTGATATCTGTGTCCGGTAAAAATATTCAGTTGCTTTCGAAGGTTAATATTAACGATTATTCTGAAGAAAAAAGCTCTGAAAATGCCAACTCTTTCGCATTTAAAGAGATTTTTGAGAAGTACCTCCAGAACTTTAAAGGAAAACAAATTAACGAGAAAGATACAGAACATGAAGAAGAAAAAGACAATATAAAGGATGACAGATTTCAGCGAAACATTGAAAAGTTAAAAAAAATAACAGCAGAAAAAGGAAAGCGTTATGCTGCAGGCGGAGATGAAAACACCAATGAGAAAAAAAAGTAG
- the fliR gene encoding flagellar biosynthetic protein FliR, with product MNLMEGILANGIEIFLLIFVRMTGLFVIAPIFSRTNIPRNLKIGFSFMLALILVNTISSQNIVISNIYEFAVLVLREFVVGITLGYVSYTIFTAIYVAGELIDMQIGFGVVNVIDPLSNIQVSITSNFYFILCMLIFLLCKGHHILIRALFSSYEYIPLGQAVFGTDLQSRVIEVFGGVFLVAFKITAPILAAIIITDVAMGIISKTIPQINVFVVGMPLKILMGLTVLVLTMPMFIYIVESLIRLIDSEMLNFLKSMGTK from the coding sequence TTGAATTTGATGGAAGGAATTTTGGCGAACGGTATAGAAATATTCTTATTAATTTTTGTAAGGATGACAGGACTCTTTGTTATAGCACCTATTTTCAGCAGAACCAATATTCCTAGAAATTTGAAAATTGGCTTTTCCTTCATGCTGGCATTAATACTTGTAAATACTATAAGCAGCCAGAATATTGTTATCAGTAACATTTATGAGTTTGCAGTTTTGGTTTTGAGAGAATTTGTAGTAGGAATTACTTTAGGTTATGTTTCATATACAATTTTTACAGCTATTTATGTAGCAGGCGAATTAATTGATATGCAGATTGGCTTTGGTGTAGTTAATGTTATTGATCCTCTTAGTAATATTCAGGTGTCAATAACTTCAAACTTTTATTTCATTTTGTGTATGTTGATTTTCCTTCTTTGCAAAGGACATCATATTTTGATAAGGGCATTATTCAGCAGTTATGAATATATACCTTTAGGACAGGCAGTTTTCGGTACGGATTTGCAGAGTAGAGTTATAGAAGTTTTTGGAGGCGTTTTTCTTGTGGCTTTTAAAATTACGGCACCAATTCTTGCAGCTATAATAATTACGGATGTGGCCATGGGAATTATTTCTAAGACCATACCTCAAATAAATGTATTTGTTGTAGGAATGCCCCTTAAAATATTGATGGGATTGACAGTATTGGTTTTAACAATGCCAATGTTTATATACATCGTTGAATCTCTTATCAGACTGATAGATAGTGAAATGTTAAATTTCCTTAAAAGTATGGGGACAAAATGA
- a CDS encoding protein-glutamate methylesterase/protein-glutamine glutaminase: MENKCNKKIRVLVVDDSAFMRKVISDILESDSSIELVGTAKSGIDALEKVRKLKPDVVTLDIKMPGMDGLECLEELNKVGNVPVVMLSSITQDAAEATIQALEKGAIDFITKPSNIFDINSKEKKQEIIEKVKIASKSVPYLKINTRVKNKEPLYKESTTLNNIVLIGTSTGGPKALQEVIPAIPEDVNAAFLVVQHMPPGFTKSLAERLDGMSKVRVKEAENDELIKTGYVYIAPGDYHMLAERDEKSKLKIKLTKDPRVGSHRPSVDVLLESVSNTGFENVVAVIMTGMGGDGSEGIKKLKENKNVSVIAQDEKTCVVFGMPKAAIQTGVVDIVTPLSEISNEIMKIVGVQKQWT; this comes from the coding sequence ATGGAGAATAAATGCAACAAAAAAATAAGAGTACTGGTGGTTGATGATTCAGCATTCATGAGAAAAGTTATATCGGATATTCTTGAAAGTGACAGCAGCATAGAACTGGTAGGTACTGCAAAAAGCGGAATTGACGCTCTTGAAAAGGTAAGAAAGCTTAAGCCCGATGTTGTTACTTTAGATATAAAAATGCCCGGAATGGACGGGCTTGAGTGCTTAGAGGAACTCAACAAAGTGGGAAACGTACCTGTTGTAATGTTGAGCAGTATTACACAAGATGCTGCTGAAGCGACAATTCAGGCTCTTGAAAAAGGAGCAATAGATTTTATAACCAAGCCTTCAAATATATTCGATATAAATTCTAAAGAAAAGAAGCAAGAGATTATTGAGAAGGTGAAAATAGCCAGTAAATCTGTACCTTACTTAAAAATAAACACAAGAGTAAAAAATAAAGAGCCTTTATATAAGGAAAGCACGACACTTAACAATATAGTTTTGATTGGAACTTCAACAGGCGGTCCAAAAGCTCTTCAAGAGGTAATTCCAGCCATACCTGAAGATGTTAATGCAGCATTCCTGGTTGTTCAGCACATGCCGCCGGGTTTTACAAAATCTTTAGCCGAAAGGCTTGACGGGATGAGTAAAGTACGCGTAAAGGAAGCAGAAAATGACGAACTGATAAAAACAGGATATGTATATATTGCACCTGGAGATTACCATATGCTTGCTGAAAGGGATGAAAAATCGAAATTGAAAATTAAGTTGACAAAAGATCCCCGTGTAGGAAGTCACAGGCCATCAGTGGACGTACTGCTTGAATCAGTTTCGAATACAGGCTTTGAGAATGTTGTTGCGGTTATAATGACTGGAATGGGTGGAGATGGAAGTGAAGGAATTAAAAAATTAAAGGAAAACAAAAATGTCAGTGTAATTGCTCAAGACGAGAAAACATGTGTAGTTTTCGGTATGCCAAAAGCGGCGATACAAACGGGAGTTGTAGATATCGTTACACCTCTTAGCGAAATCTCCAACGAAATTATGAAAATAGTGGGGGTGCAAAAACAATGGACATGA
- a CDS encoding MinD/ParA family protein, which produces MMDQAERLRQIINNLKHKQLSNQVTAINDIKKKTAKVITVTSGKGGVGKTNVTVNLAIALSELGNRVTILDADFGLANIDVLLGIMPKYNLLNVLHDDKNIFEVLTDGPGNIKFLSGGSGMEELVKLDKEQIDKFLSNIALLDSLSDVILIDTGAGLSDSVMSFVMAADEVILVTTPEPTSITDAYALIKMVANRDKNKKIKVIVNRAESANEAYDILNKLSIVTSRFLGLNLETLGFISFDDMVIKAVKMQKPFTLSFPKCQASKQIKDIGSKIVDVKSYRESSENTGFKGFVNKLVNLLNT; this is translated from the coding sequence ATGATGGACCAAGCTGAAAGACTAAGACAAATTATAAACAATTTAAAGCATAAGCAATTGTCGAACCAGGTTACTGCAATAAATGACATAAAAAAGAAAACAGCTAAAGTTATTACTGTAACCAGCGGCAAAGGTGGAGTAGGTAAGACTAATGTAACTGTTAACCTTGCTATAGCACTTAGTGAATTAGGAAATCGTGTTACAATTTTAGATGCAGATTTTGGGCTTGCCAATATTGATGTGTTGCTTGGAATAATGCCGAAATATAATCTGTTGAATGTTTTGCATGATGATAAAAACATATTTGAAGTGTTAACCGACGGTCCCGGAAATATCAAGTTTTTATCCGGTGGCTCCGGAATGGAAGAACTTGTAAAATTAGACAAGGAGCAAATCGATAAATTTTTATCCAATATTGCTCTTTTAGACAGTTTATCCGATGTAATACTCATTGACACTGGAGCGGGATTGTCGGACAGTGTTATGAGTTTTGTAATGGCAGCTGATGAGGTGATTTTGGTTACAACTCCTGAACCTACTTCTATTACCGATGCCTATGCGTTGATAAAAATGGTAGCTAACAGGGATAAAAATAAAAAAATTAAGGTGATTGTAAATAGAGCTGAAAGTGCAAATGAGGCATACGATATATTAAATAAGTTGTCCATAGTGACCAGCAGATTTTTGGGGCTTAATTTGGAAACACTAGGATTTATTAGCTTTGATGATATGGTTATAAAGGCTGTAAAAATGCAAAAACCCTTTACTCTAAGTTTCCCAAAATGTCAGGCTTCAAAGCAAATTAAAGATATCGGTTCAAAAATTGTGGATGTTAAATCATATAGGGAAAGTTCAGAGAATACAGGTTTTAAGGGGTTTGTAAACAAGCTTGTTAATCTTCTGAATACATGA